One genomic window of Salmo salar chromosome ssa12, Ssal_v3.1, whole genome shotgun sequence includes the following:
- the LOC106595341 gene encoding voltage-dependent calcium channel gamma-3 subunit yields the protein MKLCNRGALMLVTTALSFIAFSLMTIAVGTDYWLYSRGVCRSKTSLHDNETIRKNEVVMTHSGLWRTCCLEGTFRGVCKEIDYFLEDADYEQDAAEYLLRAVRASSIFPIMSVGLLFLGGVCVAGSEFYKTQHNVMLSAGILFVSAGLSNIIGIIVYISANSGDPGQSDSKKSYSYGWSFYFGALSFILAEMVGVLTVHVFIERHRQLRTRGRRSLTKPPLFRSASYYSRYNRYRRRSSYRGNVDSRHSISSAGQLRPRDPSPLPAALSASKVVAAGPAGSEFTLFTLAPHKLTPPNSKMAAATGGGGVDVTRSIFLSPLTSKPNNKDMLPSNAANRRTTPV from the exons ATGAAGTTGTGTAACCGGGGAGCGCTGATGCTGGTGACCACGGCGTTATCCTTCATAGCGTTCAGCCTGATGACCATCGCAGTGGGAACAGACTACTGGCTGTATTCCCGGGGCGTCTGCCGGTCCAAGACGTCGCTCCATGACAACGAGACCATCCGCAAGAACGAGGTGGTGATGACGCACTCCGGGCTCTGGCGCACCTGTTGTCTCGAAG ggACGTTCAGAGGGGTGTGTAAAGAAATTGATTATTTCCTCGAGGATGCAGACTATGAACAGGATGCTGCGGAATACCTACtga gagCAGTGAGAGCCTCCAGTATATTCCCCATAATGAGTGTAGGTCTGTTGTTtctgggaggagtgtgtgtggccGGCAGCGAATTCTACAAGACACAACACAACGTCATGCTTAGCGCCGGGATACTGTTCGTCTCCGcag gCCTCAGTAACATCATTGGCATCATCGTCTACATCTCGGCTAACTCTGGTGACCCGGGTCAGAGCGACAGTAAGAAGAGTTACTCCTACGGCTGGTCCTTCTACTTCGGGGCGTTGTCCTTCATCTtggctgagatggtgggtgttctGACAGTCCACGTCTTCATAGAACGCCACCGACAGCTCCGTACCCGCGGCCGCCGCTCCCTCACCAAACCCCCTCTGTTCCGCTCCGCGTCCTACTACAGCCGTTACAACCGCTACAGACGCCGCTCCAGTTACCGCGGCAACGTGGACTCTCGTCACTCGATATCGTCGGCGGGGCAGCTGCGACCTCGTGACCCCTCGCCGTTGCCGGCGGCCCTGTCGGCGTCAAAGGTTGTCGCCGCGGGGCCAGCGGGGTCGGAGTTCACCCTGTTCACGTTGGCCCCACACAAACTAACCCCGCCCAACAGCAAAATGGCAGCCgccacaggaggaggaggggtggatgtCACGaggagcattttcctgtcaccacTGACAAGCAAGCCTAACAACAAGGATATGTTGCCTAGCAATGCTGCCAACAGGAGGACAACAcctgtctga